A region of Symbiobacterium terraclitae DNA encodes the following proteins:
- the gpr gene encoding GPR endopeptidase yields the protein MQTWEHLNPFTDLALEATAAARGDARTEIPGVTMREERYEHATVSWVEVLDQVGEQMIGKPIGNYVTIDAPELRRRNRDLQEQVGKVLVEQLDKLLDLKENDTVLVVGLGNWKATPDALGPRVTGKLLVTRHLRDYVPADVAGGLRAVAAIAPGVLGITGIETAEVIHGIVERINPAVVICIDALAARSVERIGTTIQIADTGIQPGGGIGNKRQALNKQSLGVPVIAIGVPTVVHAATIVQDAFEAMAGSFANTKPFFDLFRSPESRRQLLNEVLSPTVGELVVTPKEIDDLTEDMAKLIAGSLNAVLHTSVTAQDLLRHIN from the coding sequence CCGCGGCGACGCCCGCACGGAGATTCCCGGCGTGACGATGCGGGAGGAGCGCTACGAGCACGCCACCGTCTCCTGGGTTGAGGTGCTGGACCAGGTCGGCGAGCAGATGATCGGCAAGCCGATCGGGAACTACGTCACCATCGACGCGCCCGAGCTGCGCCGGCGCAACCGGGACCTGCAGGAGCAGGTGGGCAAGGTCCTGGTGGAGCAGCTGGACAAGCTGCTGGACCTGAAGGAGAACGACACCGTGCTGGTGGTGGGCCTCGGCAACTGGAAGGCGACCCCGGACGCCCTGGGGCCGCGGGTGACGGGCAAGCTGCTGGTGACCCGCCACCTGCGGGACTACGTGCCGGCGGACGTCGCGGGCGGGCTGCGCGCGGTGGCCGCCATCGCCCCCGGGGTTCTCGGCATCACGGGCATCGAGACCGCCGAGGTGATCCACGGCATCGTGGAGCGCATCAACCCTGCGGTGGTCATCTGCATCGACGCGCTGGCCGCCAGGTCCGTCGAGCGGATCGGCACCACCATTCAGATCGCCGACACCGGCATCCAGCCGGGTGGGGGCATCGGCAACAAGCGGCAGGCACTGAACAAGCAGAGCCTGGGCGTGCCCGTGATCGCCATCGGGGTGCCCACCGTCGTCCACGCGGCCACCATCGTGCAGGACGCCTTTGAGGCCATGGCCGGCAGCTTTGCCAACACCAAACCGTTCTTCGACCTCTTCCGGTCGCCCGAGTCGCGGCGGCAGCTGCTGAATGAGGTGCTCTCTCCCACGGTGGGCGAACTGGTGGTCACGCCCAAGGAGATCGACGACCTCACCGAGGACATGGCCAAGCTCATCGCCGGCAGCCTCAACGCCGTGCTCCACACCAGCGTGACGGCGCAGGACCTGCTTCGCCACATCAACTGA
- a CDS encoding small, acid-soluble spore protein, alpha/beta type, which produces MANVFGTGTTDATTTGFQTGVGGGGGGSNNQILVSHARAALEQLKQQTANELGIPNYDQQYKGDLPSRVNGSVGGYMVKKMIALAESQLSGGATTTRQF; this is translated from the coding sequence ATGGCGAACGTTTTTGGCACTGGCACGACAGACGCGACGACGACGGGCTTCCAGACGGGTGTCGGCGGCGGTGGCGGCGGGAGCAACAACCAGATCCTGGTTTCCCACGCCCGGGCTGCCCTGGAGCAGCTGAAGCAGCAGACGGCCAACGAGCTCGGCATCCCCAACTACGACCAGCAGTACAAGGGCGACCTGCCCAGCCGGGTCAACGGCTCGGTCGGCGGGTACATGGTCAAGAAGATGATCGCCCTGGCCGAGTCGCAGCTGTCGGGCGGGGCCACCACCACCCGGCAGTTCTGA
- a CDS encoding alpha/beta-type small acid-soluble spore protein, with amino-acid sequence MATNNNSNSVLVSQARAALEQMKIETANELGIPNYAQQYKGDLPSRVNGSVGGFMVKKMIALAEQQLAGGTGTIR; translated from the coding sequence ATGGCAACCAACAACAACAGTAACTCGGTTCTCGTTTCCCAGGCCCGCGCCGCGTTGGAGCAGATGAAGATCGAGACGGCCAATGAGCTCGGCATCCCGAACTACGCCCAGCAGTACAAGGGCGACCTGCCCAGCCGGGTGAACGGCTCCGTCGGCGGGTTCATGGTCAAGAAGATGATCGCCCTGGCCGAGCAGCAGCTGGCCGGCGGCACCGGCACCATCCGCTAA